In Oculatellaceae cyanobacterium, the genomic stretch AAAATTCCAAATCAACTAAGACGTATTTGAATTTCATATTCTGTATTGGCTGTTCTAGCTCCTCAATCGCCGCTAAAAAAACTTACGCAACTGGCACAATCTTACCTGCATAGGACATTGAAATGGGCATTGAAGCAAGGCATTTATCGGTCTGGCGCACCTGACAAGTTACTTTTTCTGTGGCATTAAAATCATAAAAACTATATAGTTTTTAGCTACTAGCATAAATATTCCTATTATGCCAGTTCTTCATAATATTTTATATTAAAATTAACAGATATAAATTATTGGTTATGTGGCGGAAAACTAGCATTTATCATTGACAAATATTCCGAGAAATAGGGTTGCTATATTCTCACAAACAGGTTACTTTAAATTTAATCTTGACGCCGCTAAATTAGTAAAAACTTACAAAGCGGTCGTTTTATACAGAACTTACGCTATTAGCCTGGAATTTAAATTTCAGGCGTAAAGTCAGGAGGAATTGAAGGCAATGGTCAATCAATTTACTCCTTCAGTTAATACAGGTAAGAGCATTGCTTTTACAGTCTGTTGAAATTACGCAACAATACGTTATTAATCTTTACATATTTTTAATCTTATGCAAGTTGATTCAATTACTAACAACACCCAAAAAGGAATTCTGTTTGTAGATTCTACTGTCACCGACTATCAAACTTTGCTAGCGGGTACAGTACTAGGAATCGAGGCAGTTGTCCTTTCTCCTGACAGAGATGGCGTTGAGCAGATTACCGAAATCCTTCAAAAACGTCAGAATATCAACACAATTCATATTGTTTCTCATGGTTCCCCTGCTTGCGTGTACTTGGGGAATATCCCATTAAACCTAAATACTCTGAATAAATACATCCCACAACTGCAAAGTTGGACTGGAGGCACCATTTTAATTTATGGCTGTAATGTGGCAGCAGGAGATGCTGGGGAAGAATTTATTGCAAAGTTACAGCAAATTACAGGCGCAAAAATAGCCGCTTCTGCTACTCGCACCGGAAGCGCAGCAATGGGGGGAGATTGGCAACTGGAGAAAACAACCAAGCCAATAGCAATTCAGTTAGCTTTTGAGCCAGAGATATTGGCAATTTATAGTGGTGTATTTGCCCCCGGACAACTAGACTCCAGCTTTGGTGGCGGGGATGGTATTGTTACTACTGACTTTGGTGGCTACGAACAAGCAAGAAGCGTAGCAGTGCAGTCTGATGGCAAGCTAGTAGTGCTAGCTTATACCTCCAATGGGGAGGTTTTAATCCGTTACAACCCAGACGGTACTCTCGATACTAGCTTTGGTTACGGTACTGGCAAAGTTTATACAGGAAACGGGTCAGGAAATGCCGTCAGCGTCAAGATGCAGTCAGACGGTAAGATTCTAACCTTAAGCAATAATTATAATGGTAGCAACCAAGATCTAGTTGTGACCCGCTACAACGTTGATGGCAGCTATGACAATACCTTTGGTAATTACGGTTACGGTAAAGTAACGATTGATTTTGGCAGTAACGAAATTGCTAAAACGTTAATTGTGCAGTCGGATGGCAAGATTCTCGTAGCTGGAGACAGCAACGGTCAAGTTATTATAGCTCGCTATCTCAGCAGTGGAATTAGCGACACTAGCTTTGGTAACAACGGCAAAGTCACTGCTGTTCTGCCTAGCGGGGATGTTACAAATTACATCGCCTTGCAAGCCGACGGAAAAATTGTTGCAGTCAGCAGTAGCTACAACAGTGCCACCTCCACTAATGACATTTTCCTAACTCGGATTAACTCAAATGGCACTAGCGATACCAGCTTTGGCAACTACGGACAAGTTATCACCAATTTAGGCGGCTTTGAGAACAAGGTTAACGTCGCTGTGCAAGCCGACGGCAAGATTGTTGTGGCAGCTTGGAGTGACAGCGGAAGTCAACCTCAGATTGGAGTAGTTCGCTACAACAGCAATGGTACGTTGGATAACACCTTTGGTGGTGGTGATGGCATTGTTCTTACCCCGCTCCTTAGTTCTAACGCTTCTTCCAGTACGAACAATCTCAGCTTGGCAATAGATGGAAGCGGTCGCATTGTTGTAGCTACCAACACATACAATAACACCAACGATAATATCATCGTCGTCCGGTATAATTCAGATGGTAATCTTGATACCAGCTTTGACAGCGATGGCATTACCAACAATGATTTGGGTAATAATAGTTACGACAGAGCTACAAGTTTGGCATTGCAGTCAGACGGCAATATTGTAGTAGTTGGGAGTATTTATCAAAATCTTAATGAGGACATTGCTATAGTCCGCTACTTAGGCGGTGTTAGTAGTGGTAGCGGACAGCTAGATGCTAGCTTTGGGGGTGGTGATGGTAAAGTTACAACCGACTTTGGATTTTATGAACGAGTTGAAAAACTAGCAGTACAGTCTGATGGCAAGCTAGTAGTATTGGCAAGCACATCTAGTGGCAATAACCTAATTCGCTACAACCTTGATGGTACTATTGACACGAGTTTTGGCGGCAATGGCTCAATTGCATATATTGGAAGCAACTCGATCGCTAGTGGAGTAGCAGTACAGTCCGATGGTAAAATTCTGTTCTTGGGCAGTAATAACACTGGCGGTAACCAAGATATAGTTCTGGAGCGGTACAACTCAAATGGTAGTATCGACACTACCTTTGGTAACAATGGCAAATTATTAAGCGATTTAGGTGGTTCTGAATATGCCAAAAGCTTAATCGTACAAACAGATGGCAAGATTCTTGTAGCAGGTGAGAGTAGTGGTCAAGTTATCATAGCTCGTTATTTGAGTAGTGGAGCGATCGATGCTAGCTTTGGCTTTGGCACAGGCAAAGTCACCACTACTCTACCTAGTGCAGATACAACTAATTACATTGCTCTGCAAGCTGACGGTAAGATTGTCGCAGTCAGTCGCAATTTTAATAATGATATTGTTGTTTCCCGAATCAACCAAGATGGCAGTATCGACAATAATTTCGGGTTCAATGGACAAGTCACTACTAACTTGGGTGGTAATGAGAGTCCTAAAACTTTAGCAGTTCAGTCTGACGGGAAAATTTTAGTAGCAGGTTGGACTGATAATGGCGGTACTCAAATAGCCTTAGTTCGCTACAACACTAATGGCAGCTTAGATATTAGCTTTGGTGGCGGTGACGGTATTGTCACAACAACGCCCATTAATGGCTATACCTACAGCCCTTATTCTACCTACAACACTAATTTCAATGCGCTAAATCTAGCAATCCAGTCAGATGGCAAGATTCTTGTATCCGGTACTATCTACAACGTTAGCAATGCTAACTCTGACATGGTAGTGATGCGCTACAACCCAGATGGCACGCTTGATAGTAGCTTTGACAGCGATGGCATCGTCACTACAGATATTAATGGCAACAAGAATGATTACGGCAACACTCTAGCATTACAGCCAGATGGAAATATTGTCCTTGGTGGGTATACCAACAATGGCAACAATGAAGATATCGCTATTATCCGCCTGAGCAATAGTAGTTCCAGCCCCATTCCTGACCCTTCAGACCCCTTCACTGGTACTAACGGAGATGACATCCTCCCCAAAAATGGTGCTGACAGTAGTGGTGATAACACTTTTTATCCCCTACTAGGTCGCGATAGCGTGGAAGGTGGATTAGGAATTGACCTGTTAGTGGTTGATTACTCCAGCTACACATATGCTGGTGGCCCTTATATACCAGGCATGAGTAGAGACTTTGCGAATAACAGTTTTCGTGCTTATAAAGACACCTTCGGCAACTACGATGAAGTCAAATTCAACAACATTGAGCGCTTCCACCTCATCGGCACTAATAGTAGCGATACATTAATTGGCGGTAGTTATCAGGACATACTCATCGGCAATGGTGGGGATGATTTGCTTGATGGTTGGGGGAATTTGGTCGGAGTACCTGGTGACATCATTGATGGAGGTGCTGGTACAGATACCCTTTACAGTGGCTACTTTGCCAGCGAAACCAATGCTTTAGTGATCAATAATACTGGCACGACGATTAGCTTGAGCAATGGTGGTTCCATTAAGAATGTCGAACGCTTCCCGTATCTGACTACTGGTAGTGGCAACGATAGCATTAACTTCAACATTGACTATTCGGAGTATATCAACACAGGTAGCGGGGATGACACCATCAATGCTGGGTTAGGTGCTGCCGATTCAGTTGATGGTGGTACAGGGATTGATTTATTAATTGTTGATTACTCTAGCAATAGTTATACAGGTGGGGGTACATCTGCCGCCGGGATGACGAGAATTTTTAACAACAACTATTTCCAAGCTTACAAAAATAGTTCTGGTGGCTATGACCAAGTGAGTTTTAACAACATTGAGCGCTTCCACCTCATCGGCACTAATAGTAGCGATACATTAATTGGCGGTAGTTATCAGGACATACTCATCGGCAATGGTGGGGATGATTTGCTTGATGGTTGGGGGAATCTGGTCGGAGTACCTGGTGACATCATTGATGGAGGTGCTGGCACAGATACCCTTTACAGTGGCTACTTTGCCAGCGAAACCAATGCTTTAGTGATCAATAATACTGGCGCGACGATTACCCTGAGCAATGGTGGTTCCATTAAGAATGTCGAACGCTTCCCGTATCTGACTACTGGCAGTGGCAACGATAGCATTAACTTCAACATTGACTATTCGGAGTATATCAACACAGGTAGTGGGGATGACACCATCAATGCTGGGTTAGGTGCTGCCGATTCAGTCGATGGTGG encodes the following:
- a CDS encoding DUF4347 domain-containing protein — translated: MQVDSITNNTQKGILFVDSTVTDYQTLLAGTVLGIEAVVLSPDRDGVEQITEILQKRQNINTIHIVSHGSPACVYLGNIPLNLNTLNKYIPQLQSWTGGTILIYGCNVAAGDAGEEFIAKLQQITGAKIAASATRTGSAAMGGDWQLEKTTKPIAIQLAFEPEILAIYSGVFAPGQLDSSFGGGDGIVTTDFGGYEQARSVAVQSDGKLVVLAYTSNGEVLIRYNPDGTLDTSFGYGTGKVYTGNGSGNAVSVKMQSDGKILTLSNNYNGSNQDLVVTRYNVDGSYDNTFGNYGYGKVTIDFGSNEIAKTLIVQSDGKILVAGDSNGQVIIARYLSSGISDTSFGNNGKVTAVLPSGDVTNYIALQADGKIVAVSSSYNSATSTNDIFLTRINSNGTSDTSFGNYGQVITNLGGFENKVNVAVQADGKIVVAAWSDSGSQPQIGVVRYNSNGTLDNTFGGGDGIVLTPLLSSNASSSTNNLSLAIDGSGRIVVATNTYNNTNDNIIVVRYNSDGNLDTSFDSDGITNNDLGNNSYDRATSLALQSDGNIVVVGSIYQNLNEDIAIVRYLGGVSSGSGQLDASFGGGDGKVTTDFGFYERVEKLAVQSDGKLVVLASTSSGNNLIRYNLDGTIDTSFGGNGSIAYIGSNSIASGVAVQSDGKILFLGSNNTGGNQDIVLERYNSNGSIDTTFGNNGKLLSDLGGSEYAKSLIVQTDGKILVAGESSGQVIIARYLSSGAIDASFGFGTGKVTTTLPSADTTNYIALQADGKIVAVSRNFNNDIVVSRINQDGSIDNNFGFNGQVTTNLGGNESPKTLAVQSDGKILVAGWTDNGGTQIALVRYNTNGSLDISFGGGDGIVTTTPINGYTYSPYSTYNTNFNALNLAIQSDGKILVSGTIYNVSNANSDMVVMRYNPDGTLDSSFDSDGIVTTDINGNKNDYGNTLALQPDGNIVLGGYTNNGNNEDIAIIRLSNSSSSPIPDPSDPFTGTNGDDILPKNGADSSGDNTFYPLLGRDSVEGGLGIDLLVVDYSSYTYAGGPYIPGMSRDFANNSFRAYKDTFGNYDEVKFNNIERFHLIGTNSSDTLIGGSYQDILIGNGGDDLLDGWGNLVGVPGDIIDGGAGTDTLYSGYFASETNALVINNTGTTISLSNGGSIKNVERFPYLTTGSGNDSINFNIDYSEYINTGSGDDTINAGLGAADSVDGGTGIDLLIVDYSSNSYTGGGTSAAGMTRIFNNNYFQAYKNSSGGYDQVSFNNIERFHLIGTNSSDTLIGGSYQDILIGNGGDDLLDGWGNLVGVPGDIIDGGAGTDTLYSGYFASETNALVINNTGATITLSNGGSIKNVERFPYLTTGSGNDSINFNIDYSEYINTGSGDDTINAGLGAADSVDGGTGIDLLIVDYSSNSYTGGMYQGGIYNNHSSLRAYKDDLGNYDEVTFTNIESFHVIGTISKDYLSGGSYNDILIGNDGNDTLNGGVGTDTLIGGTGNDIYDVDHVADTVIELANEGTDTVYSTISYSLGSNIENLTLQSTSAINATGNELDNSLLGNSAANTLNGGAGNDNLNGGVGADTLIGSTGNDIYYVDHVADTVTELTNEGIDTVYSTISYSLGSNIENLTLQGTSAINATGNELDNTLLGNSAANTLKGGVGADTLMGGAGNDIYYVDHVADTVTELTNEGTDTVYSTISYSLGSHVEKLTLQGTSAINATGNELDNTLLGNSAANTLNGGAGNDNLNGGVGADTLMGGAGNDIYYVDHVADTVIELANEGTDTVYSTISYSLGSNIEKLTLQGTSAIDATGNELDNTLLGNSAANTLNGGAGNDTLNGGVGADTLMGGAGNDIYYVDNASDVVIEVINAGSDTVQSSVTWTLGDNLENLTLTGSLAINGTGNNFNNNITGNAANNILTGNEGNDILNGGLGADTLIGGVGNDTLSLGADSVIDTILYNFGDGIDTVNQFNRTGADKIGFTGIADIDVVVSGTTTSFRVGDGISGNAGFGIGAILVNLLNTTKFTADNINGNLAASNTANLWFV